The Methanosarcinales archaeon genomic interval CATTTTCAACCTCATTCATCATTCTGACAGGGAGTTCAATATGCCTCATGGAAGTATGTTGACAGACTTAAAGAAAATGGTATCAAGATCAGCATGAGTCGAAAGGGAAATCCATATGACAATGCATTTGCTGAGAGTTTTATTAAGACTTTGAAATATGAGGAGGTTTTAAGTAGAAATGTTTCTTAACTAGTTGTACACAAAATGGGGTTCACTCCCCCCCGATTTCTACGTAGATACCATGCCAAGAACAAAAGTTTATTTAATACAAATACAATTTCAATATTAAAGGAGGTTAGATTTATGAACTTATTATGGACAATAGTTATGATTCTGGTAATCCTCTGGCTATTGGGATTTTCGCTCGGTTTGGTTGGTGGCTTAATCCATATATTGCTGGTTGTTGCTATTATCGTTATATTGATCAGAATAATCCAAGGGCGCAAACCTTTGTAACCATTCCGGTTAGAAGGGTGAATAGCGATAAAAAAGCACAGGTCAAAGATATGATAGGATTCCAGGAAGAAATAGCAAAGATCCAGACCGCCATAGCTGATTTCAAGTCAGGGCAAAATTTGAATATTGCGATAATATCT includes:
- a CDS encoding lmo0937 family membrane protein — protein: MNLLWTIVMILVILWLLGFSLGLVGGLIHILLVVAIIVILIRIIQGRKPL